Below is a genomic region from Pseudomonas sp. JQ170C.
CATGCTGGAAGCCGTCGAGCAGATGGCAACGCCTCGACGCTTCCTGATGAACACCTTTTTCAATGGGGCCAACCCGGTGACCTTTGGCACCGAAGCCGTGACCATCGACATCGTCAAAGGCCAGCGGACGATGGCGCCGTTTGTTCACCCTTCGCTGCCGGGGAGCGTCTCGCTGCGTACTGGCTTCAGTAGCGAGACTTACACCCCACCGTACATTCAGCCCAAGCGTAAGACCCGTGCAGAGCAGATCCTCAAGCGCGCTGCAGGTGACAATCCCTATTCTGCCCGCACGCCGCTGCAACGAGCGGGTGAGCAACTGGGTCGTGACCTGGTCGAGCTGGATGACGAGATCACCCGTCGAGAAGAGTGGATGTGCGCTCAAGCGCTGAGCACCGGCCGGGTTCGTGTCGTTGGCGATGGTGTGGATGACACCATCGACTTTTTGATGGAAGACAGCCACAAGGTCACCTTGGCCAGCGGCCGTTGGAACACTTCGGACTCTGACCCCATTGCCAACCTGCGGCAGTGGAAGCGGCTGATCGCCAAAGACTCCGGGCGCACCGGCAACGTCGCGGTTCTTAGCGGTGAGGCGCAGGACGCGTTTCAGAGCAACGAGGCCGTGTTGAAACAGCTCAACACCCGCCGTGTTGATATGGGCCTGATCAAGCCTGAGCTGCTGCCAGACGGCGTGACTTACCTGGGTTACCTCAACGATCCAGGCGTCGACCTGTACGGGTATGACGAGTGGTACCTGGGCGATGACGGTGATGAGCAGCAGATGGTGCCTCAGGGTGGTTTGATCCTTGGTGCGACTTCGACGCGTAATGCGATGTTGTACGGCGCTATTCAGGACGTTGACGCCATCGAAAGTGGCCTGGTGGAAGCCGTGCGCTTCCCGAAAAGCTGGGTCACCCCAGACCCGAGCGCTCGTTGGCTGAAACTGCAGAGTGCCGCTTTGGCCGGCATGCTGGAACCCAATGCTTTCCTGTACGCAAAGGTGGTGTGACATGGCGGCGAAAATCGAACACGTCGTGGTAGATGGTTGTGTCCAGGACGGTACCAAGATCTACAAGAAGGGCGAAACGTACACACCACCGAACAAGGAGATCCTTGAGCTGCTGCTCGATGAAGGCAAAATCGCGCCTCGTGGGAAGCTCCCCGCCAAGGACGAACAAGACGACGGTGAGTGATCATGACCTTCCGTTCTCAAGTAGCAGCAATGGATACGCAGCTACTGGAGGTATTGGGTGATGAGGCACTGATCGAGGGTCGCAGCGAGCCGGTGCCGGGATTCATCTCGGTGCCTTGGCTGCAGCCCAAGTTCGGCCAGATCAAAACCGCCATCAGGGAGCCAACCTTTGCGGTACGCATTGCTGATGCAGTGGGTATCGCATCGGGGCAAAGTCTGAGCATTGACCTGCCTCCGGAGGATGGTGGTGGTAAGTACGTCATCGTCAAGCTGGAGCCGGATGGTACTGGCTGGGTCAACCTGGTCTTGAGGGAAGTTCGATGAGTATCGGTAGCTTCCACAAGCAATCATCCAGCTCAGGCCTTCTCACGCTGCAAGTTGATCAATCGGACCTGAAGGCATTCGCTGATTTTGCTGTGTTGGTCCCCAAGGCTGCGGTTGCGGCCCAGCGTCGAGCCATTAACAAAACCCTGCGTTGGTTGCGCACCCACATCGCGCGTGAGGTCAGCCAGCAGGAGCGTGTTGCGGTGAGCGCTGTTCGGCAGCGCTTGCGTGCTTACTCAGTCGGCAGCAATGGCCAAGGCAAGTTGTGGTTCGGCATCAACCCGATTGAAGCCAGTCGGGCAGGGCGGCCTCGGCAGACGCGTGCTGGGGTGTCGGTGGGAAGTCGCCGCTATCAAGGGGCGTTCTTCAAGAAGGTCTACGGCGGTCAACCCGATATCTGGATTCGCACCGCAAGCAAGCACTTCAAGCGCAGCGACTATCCCGCTAGTGAGGTGTCTGGAGCGGGAGGGGCCAGCTCGGGTTGGATCTCGGAAAATGACAGTCGGTATCCGCTGGCAAAAGCCAAGATCTCCTTGGATGACGTGCGTCCTCACTTCGACAAGTGGGTGCGCAAGGCTGACCAGCACCTTCTGAAGGTGCTGCACCAGGAGCTGAACTTTGAACTGCAGAAGTACCTGCGAGGATCCGTCCGTGTCTGAACCGGAATTCAGTCTTGAGTTGTTGTATCGCGCCATCGAGCATCACATTGCTCAGGCAATCCCCGGTCTGGCCTGTGTATGCACCATGCCGCATATGGCCGATCAGGTGGACTTGCCGGCGGCCGTTATCGAGCTTGTCGAGTTTGAGCCTGGTCAGGATCAAGGCACGGGTCAGACAGCGCTCATCGCACGCTTTGAGGTGCGCTTTATCGTTGGCAGCGAGGATGTTGAGAGTCACCAAAAGGTGGCATTCGCAGCGTCGCAAATGGCTGTGCTGCTGCGGATGCAGGAATGGGGCTTGGCCGTCGAGCGGGCGGAGTTTGTGCGCTCCTCTCAGGACTGGACCCGGCCTGAACTGGATGGCTACGCGGTGTGGGTTGTGGAATGGACTCAGGGCATCTACCTCGGAGAGGAAGAGTGGCCGTGGCCCAACCAGCCCCCTGGCAATCTGGTGTGGGGTTTCAGTCCTGATACCGGCCCTGGCAGCGAAGACAGCTATCGACCACCTGAGGCTATCTCATGAGCGCAGCCAGCTCGGCCCATGACCGAATGTTGGCTGGTTTGATCATTCCGTGTCGGGTGGTGGCGGTCGATCTGGCTGCCGCAAAGGTTCGCGTTTCCGACGGTGCTGGCTGGACGAGCGCTTGGGTGCGCTGGCATAGCCAGGCCGCCGGAAAGGCCAGGCACTGGCGAGCGCCGAGCCTGGGCGAGCAGGGCGCGTTGATCAGCCCGAGCGGGGAGCCTGCGCAGGGTACGTTTGTGCCGGGGCTGTATGGCAATGCCGGCGCCCAGCCCGACAATCGCGACCACGTTGAGGTGTGGCGCTTCGATGATGGCGGTTCGCTGGTTTACGACTGGCAGGCCAACGCCTACACAATCGAGCTGCCAAGCGGCACCGTCAGCATCAAGGTCGGTAGCACCGAGGCGGTGCTGACTGACGACGCGATCACAGCCAAGTCAGGGGCGGCCACCGTAGAGGCGGCCAACATCACCCTGACGGGCCAGGTGCAGATCAACGGCCTGTTAAGCGTAACTGGCGATATTTTCGGCGCCGGCAGGATTATCGACACCGGTGGCAACACAGCAAACCACAAACACTGACAGCCCGACTTGATCGGGCTTTTTCATGCCTGGAGAACAACATGGCTACCCCCAAGAAAACCGCCGACGCCACCGAGCCGGCGGTGCAAGTGACTTTCCGCGATACGACCTACACCTCCCGAGTACTGATCCTGGCCAACGAACGCCAATTGGCGGTCGCTGGCGGCCGGGTCACGGTGGCGGCGGATGACACCGAGGCGCTGCAGTTCCTGCAGGCGCACCCGGACCTGAAACCGCTGCAGGAGTAACTCGCCATGATCGGACTGGACCGCCGCACCGGGCAGCCCATTGCCGGCGTGGCGCACCTGCGACAGTCCATTGAGGACATTCTGACCACGCCGCTGGGCAGCCGGCGGATGCGGCCGGAGTACGGCAGTAACCTGCGCCGCTATGTCGACCTGCCGGTCAATGAGGGTTGGAAAAGTGCGGTACAGGCCGAAGTCGCCCGCGCCCTGGGGCGCTGGGAGCCGCGTTTGAAACTGGAGCGGGTACGGGTCACGGCGGTAGTCGGTGGCCAGATCACGCTGCAGTTGACGGGCCTGTACCTGGCTGAGGCGACCACGCTGGAGGTGCGTGCATGATTGACCTGTCCCTGTTGCCGCCGCCGGAGGTGGTGGAAACGCTGGAGTTTGAAGCGCTGTATCAGGAGCTGCTGGCCGATTTTCGCCTGCAGATGGGCGACCAGTGGACGGCGCTGTTGGAGTCCGACCCTATCGTCAAGCTGCTGGAGGTGGCGGCCTTTCAAAAAATGCTTGGTCGGGCGCGGGTCAATGACGCGGCCAAGTCCAGCCTGTTGGCCTACGCCCGGGGCAGCGATCTGGACAGCCGCGCCGCCGATTATGGCGTGCAGCGGCTGACCCTGATCCCGGCCGATCCCGACGCGGTACCGCCAGTGGCGGCAGTGATGGAAGGGGACGAGGCGTTGCGCTACCGCACGCGGCTGTCACTGGAGGCGCTGTCGGTCGCCGGCAGTCGCGGCGCCTATGAGTTTCACGGGTTGAGTGCGTCGGCCAGCGTGGCCAGTGTCTCGGTGGATTCGCCGACGTTTAAAGGCGTGCCGGTACCGGCCGCACTACAGGCGCAATTACCGGCCGGGGCGATTGTGCTGGTCTGCGACTACGCCGCCGGCCTCGACAGCCCGTTGCCGGGTGACGTGTCCCTGGCGGTACTGCCACGGCTCGACAGTCCGGTACCGGGCGCCAAGGTGGTGTCTGACGTGCAGGCAGCGCTGTCGGCAGAGGATGTCCGACCGCTGACGGATCGACCCCGGGCCCAACTGGGCCAGCCCAGCGTGTTTAACGTGGAGGCGGTACTGGAGCTGGATGCAGGGCCGGACCCGGCGGTGGTTCTGGCCGCGTCACGGGCCAGTCTGGATCGGACCCTGGCGGCGGCGCGGCGGCTGGAGGGGCAGTTGCCCCTATCGGCGATCTATGCCGCGTTACATGTAA
It encodes:
- a CDS encoding major capsid protein encodes the protein MTDIFDTLTMLEAVEQMATPRRFLMNTFFNGANPVTFGTEAVTIDIVKGQRTMAPFVHPSLPGSVSLRTGFSSETYTPPYIQPKRKTRAEQILKRAAGDNPYSARTPLQRAGEQLGRDLVELDDEITRREEWMCAQALSTGRVRVVGDGVDDTIDFLMEDSHKVTLASGRWNTSDSDPIANLRQWKRLIAKDSGRTGNVAVLSGEAQDAFQSNEAVLKQLNTRRVDMGLIKPELLPDGVTYLGYLNDPGVDLYGYDEWYLGDDGDEQQMVPQGGLILGATSTRNAMLYGAIQDVDAIESGLVEAVRFPKSWVTPDPSARWLKLQSAALAGMLEPNAFLYAKVV
- a CDS encoding baseplate assembly protein; amino-acid sequence: MIDLSLLPPPEVVETLEFEALYQELLADFRLQMGDQWTALLESDPIVKLLEVAAFQKMLGRARVNDAAKSSLLAYARGSDLDSRAADYGVQRLTLIPADPDAVPPVAAVMEGDEALRYRTRLSLEALSVAGSRGAYEFHGLSASASVASVSVDSPTFKGVPVPAALQAQLPAGAIVLVCDYAAGLDSPLPGDVSLAVLPRLDSPVPGAKVVSDVQAALSAEDVRPLTDRPRAQLGQPSVFNVEAVLELDAGPDPAVVLAASRASLDRTLAAARRLEGQLPLSAIYAALHVTGVRRVRLAQPLADVTSDKRHYPSCGSVKLTTEVIA
- a CDS encoding phage baseplate assembly protein V codes for the protein MSAASSAHDRMLAGLIIPCRVVAVDLAAAKVRVSDGAGWTSAWVRWHSQAAGKARHWRAPSLGEQGALISPSGEPAQGTFVPGLYGNAGAQPDNRDHVEVWRFDDGGSLVYDWQANAYTIELPSGTVSIKVGSTEAVLTDDAITAKSGAATVEAANITLTGQVQINGLLSVTGDIFGAGRIIDTGGNTANHKH
- a CDS encoding GPW/gp25 family protein, with amino-acid sequence MIGLDRRTGQPIAGVAHLRQSIEDILTTPLGSRRMRPEYGSNLRRYVDLPVNEGWKSAVQAEVARALGRWEPRLKLERVRVTAVVGGQITLQLTGLYLAEATTLEVRA
- a CDS encoding head-tail joining protein, which produces MTFRSQVAAMDTQLLEVLGDEALIEGRSEPVPGFISVPWLQPKFGQIKTAIREPTFAVRIADAVGIASGQSLSIDLPPEDGGGKYVIVKLEPDGTGWVNLVLREVR